The following proteins are co-located in the Spirosoma montaniterrae genome:
- a CDS encoding lipopolysaccharide biosynthesis protein — MGIIKRQTIQSSLYAYAGVAVGFLTQGLLFPNIFSKEQVGLLALLIAVAQVLAQASSLGLNNAGGRYFPYFRNTDRQHNGYLLLSTLTTLAGFGLCVLLLWLGKPWVVEQYGKESALFVEYYYLLIPLTLFTVFFTVFDNYAKLLYDPVTGTMLQQFVQRVLILLAGGLYWLGWISFDQFLGVWLLAFLIPTILMVGSVIRTGNFFVNPDYLSVSPELRRNLIRYSGIILTSALSTQIIWTIDKAMLSTAKGQGLDATGIYSTASYFAAVIALPATMLYKVSGTLIAESWKANDRANILMIYRKSCLNQLIAGCLVFIGVAVNLPVLFRFLPSGYDAGYYVILWLGLAKLIDMATGVNGVILQTSRFYAIDSLFFIGLIFVTIAANNWLIPVYGINGAAVAAVLATFLYNLARTLLVWFAFRMQPFSWRNGVVILVAALVWLLSEQISHASGSVWHIALDVLIRSGTITIAFVGTVYALNLSPDANELIRGVLAKLTKLSKR; from the coding sequence ATGGGTATCATCAAACGGCAAACCATCCAATCGTCGCTCTACGCCTACGCGGGTGTGGCGGTGGGGTTTCTGACGCAGGGGCTTCTCTTTCCGAATATCTTCAGCAAAGAACAGGTTGGGTTACTGGCTTTACTGATTGCCGTGGCGCAGGTGCTGGCCCAGGCATCGAGTTTAGGGCTAAACAACGCGGGCGGGCGGTATTTTCCGTACTTCCGCAACACCGACCGGCAGCACAACGGCTATCTGCTGCTCAGTACGTTAACTACGCTGGCTGGATTCGGCCTGTGCGTGCTGTTGCTATGGTTAGGCAAACCGTGGGTGGTGGAACAGTACGGCAAAGAATCAGCCCTGTTTGTCGAGTATTATTATTTGCTGATTCCGCTGACGCTGTTCACAGTCTTTTTCACTGTCTTCGACAACTACGCCAAGTTGCTCTACGACCCTGTTACGGGTACAATGCTTCAACAGTTTGTGCAGCGGGTGCTGATTCTGCTGGCGGGTGGGCTGTACTGGCTTGGCTGGATTTCGTTCGATCAATTTCTGGGCGTGTGGCTGCTGGCTTTTCTGATTCCGACCATACTGATGGTTGGCAGCGTAATCCGTACTGGCAATTTCTTTGTCAATCCTGATTATCTGTCTGTTAGCCCTGAACTGCGCCGAAACCTAATTCGCTATTCAGGTATTATTCTAACCTCGGCTCTATCCACACAGATTATCTGGACTATCGACAAGGCAATGCTCAGCACAGCCAAAGGGCAGGGACTTGATGCAACCGGTATATACAGCACGGCGTCGTATTTCGCGGCTGTGATTGCTCTACCCGCAACGATGCTCTACAAAGTGTCGGGAACGCTCATCGCCGAATCCTGGAAAGCCAACGACCGCGCCAATATTCTGATGATTTACCGGAAAAGCTGCCTGAATCAATTAATTGCGGGCTGTCTGGTATTTATTGGTGTGGCCGTAAATCTGCCGGTACTGTTCCGGTTTCTGCCCTCAGGTTACGACGCGGGTTATTACGTGATTCTGTGGCTCGGTTTGGCGAAGCTGATCGACATGGCTACGGGCGTCAACGGGGTTATTTTGCAAACTTCTCGCTTCTACGCCATTGACTCGCTGTTTTTCATCGGTCTGATTTTCGTAACCATTGCGGCCAATAACTGGCTGATTCCGGTGTATGGTATCAACGGCGCGGCTGTGGCGGCTGTGCTGGCTACGTTTTTGTACAACCTCGCCCGGACGCTGCTGGTCTGGTTTGCTTTCCGGATGCAGCCCTTTTCGTGGCGCAACGGAGTTGTCATTCTTGTGGCCGCGCTGGTGTGGCTCCTGAGCGAACAGATTTCACATGCGAGCGGGTCAGTTTGGCACATTGCGCTTGACGTTCTGATTCGGTCGGGGACCATCACAATAGCCTTCGTTGGTACTGTGTATGCCTTAAACCTCTCGCCCGACGCTAATGAACTGATACGGGGAGTTTTAGCAAAACTGACAAAACTTTCTAAGCGGTAA